The following are from one region of the Magallana gigas chromosome 4, xbMagGiga1.1, whole genome shotgun sequence genome:
- the LOC136274899 gene encoding general transcription factor 3C polypeptide 1-like — protein sequence MVRVIEVLEEEESDVEDDEDIKMDDTARDDTVFPQLVEPSFLRQAYAVLEAAGTDGVSNSKMMRRLTIDGLEVRMIIRTMERRGLITSLMTEVGKQKKKVSVSKTYVEGNKLMNQINKEKEKLKQSLQDINDKQRATAEASKASNDVKTESDKTESKAKSAGKKKGGSPKKKEKVKAIEEEVSGIVNNVGRHNRHFKTDVSATCQQMKRINMILDIIKENKIVDGVYPIVKLIREKEREENAYMVDKKTVMRLIAILVKEKKINIINTVLLDGSKQKNVRHMISQT from the exons atggTCCGTGTCATTGAAGTCCTGGAAGAGGAAGAAAGTGACGTGGAAGATGATGAGGACATCAAGATGGATGACACTGCCAGAG ATGACACTGTTTTCCCCCAACTGGTAGAGCCATCGTTTTTGCGGCAGGCCTATGCAGTGTTAGAGGCAGCGGGAACAGATGGTGTCTCTAACAGCAAGATGATGAGGAGGCTGACGATTGACGGGCTGGAGGTGCGGATGATCATCCGGACCATGGAACGCCGCGGCCTCATCACCTCACTGATGACAGAGGTCGGCAAACAGAAGAAAAAAGT GAGCGTGTCCAAGACGTACGTGGAGGGGAACAAGCTGATGAACCAGATCAACAAAGAGAAGGAGAAACTCAAACAGTCTCTACAGGACATCAACGACAAACAGAGGGCAACAG CAGAAGCATCAAAGGCTTCCAATGATGTCAAAACTGAAAGTGACAAAACTGAAAGTAAGGCTAAGTCTGCTGGGAAGAAGAAAGGAGGGTCACCTAAGAAGAAAGAGAAAGTTAAAGCCATTGAGGAGGAAGTTAGTGGCATCGTCAATAATGTTGGGAGACACAACAGACACTTCAAAACCGATG TCAGTGCCACGTGTCAGCAGATGAAGAGAATCAACATGATCCTAGACATTATCAAGGAGAACAAAATCGTGGATGGCGTCTATCCCATCGTCAAG TTAATTCGGGAGAAGGAGCGAGAGGAGAACGCTTACATGGTGGACAAGAAGACGGTGATGAGGCTGATTGCCATACTGGTCAAGGAGAAGAAAATCAACATCATCAACACCGTGCTGTTGGACGGCAGCAAGCAGAAAAACGTACGTCACATGATCTCTCAAACATAG